The following proteins are encoded in a genomic region of Paenibacillus sp. FSL H3-0469:
- a CDS encoding response regulator transcription factor: MAKIVVVDDDLFILQLLSEYLRKEEYEVTSFSNGRTLVNHVRSEHPDCLILDIMMPGIDGLSLLTELRTFTELPIIMISARGEENDRIQGLELGCSDFLSKPFNPRELVGRVKSMLRLARASNTTAEETSQLVTAKQVCKSGNVEIDADYRKVKVNAEEVSLTSREFDLLLFLASHLERPFGREHLIQQVWEYDFFGDVRVVDDVVKRIRKKLAEHHSTLLIDTVWGFGYRAAVRKV; the protein is encoded by the coding sequence ATGGCGAAAATAGTAGTCGTAGACGACGATCTTTTCATTTTACAGCTGCTCTCGGAATATTTGCGTAAGGAAGAGTACGAGGTAACTTCGTTCTCGAATGGCCGCACACTGGTGAACCATGTCCGTTCCGAGCATCCGGATTGCCTGATCCTTGATATTATGATGCCCGGCATCGACGGGCTGTCTCTGCTTACCGAACTGCGGACTTTTACCGAGTTGCCTATTATTATGATCTCTGCGCGGGGGGAAGAGAATGACCGGATTCAAGGGCTGGAGCTGGGATGTAGTGATTTTCTGAGTAAGCCGTTCAATCCGCGTGAGCTGGTGGGCCGGGTGAAGTCGATGCTGCGTCTGGCTAGAGCGAGTAATACTACTGCCGAGGAGACCTCCCAGTTGGTGACTGCGAAGCAAGTCTGCAAGTCCGGGAATGTGGAGATTGATGCGGATTACCGGAAAGTGAAGGTGAATGCAGAGGAAGTGAGCTTGACCTCACGGGAGTTTGATCTGCTGCTCTTTCTGGCCTCCCATCTGGAAAGGCCCTTTGGGCGTGAGCATCTGATCCAGCAGGTGTGGGAATATGATTTTTTCGGGGATGTCCGGGTTGTAGATGATGTGGTCAAAAGAATCCGTAAAAAGCTCGCCGAGCACCACTCCACGCTTCTAATTGATACAGTGTGGGGCTTCGGATACCGTGCAGCCGTGCGGAAGGTGTAG
- a CDS encoding trifunctional transcriptional activator/DNA repair protein Ada/methylated-DNA--[protein]-cysteine S-methyltransferase: MIHNEERKAEYYKALIEKRSDYEGVFYVGVTSTGVFCRPTCPARKPKYDNCEFYETAQQALLASFRPCQRCRPLSHPNQVSDIVRLLVEAVEQNPEKRWKGQDFRELSIDESTARRQFKKRFGMTFVEYARSRRMGLALKSIRSGGKIIDTQLASGYDSSSGFRDAFSRIMGAAPTRLEDSRILKASWLDTQLGPMMAIADDNELYLLEFVDRRGLEREVERLRRKLKAAIIPGQTPPIQSIESELRRFFEGTLTEFLTPLHLMGSPFQTSVWEQLRKIPPGKTCSYADIALALGKPAAYRAVAQANGANQLAIIIPCHRVINSSGELGGYGGGVARKEWLLNHEKNGGQLNE; the protein is encoded by the coding sequence ATGATCCATAATGAAGAACGCAAAGCCGAATATTATAAAGCCCTTATCGAGAAAAGGTCCGACTACGAAGGTGTCTTCTATGTGGGCGTCACCTCCACCGGCGTATTTTGCCGTCCGACTTGTCCAGCCAGGAAACCAAAGTACGATAACTGCGAGTTCTACGAGACCGCGCAGCAGGCGCTTCTGGCTTCCTTCCGCCCATGTCAGCGCTGCCGGCCCTTGTCCCATCCGAATCAAGTCTCCGATATCGTCAGGCTACTTGTCGAGGCCGTTGAGCAAAACCCGGAAAAGCGCTGGAAGGGACAAGATTTCAGGGAGCTGTCCATTGATGAATCGACTGCCCGCCGTCAATTTAAAAAGCGCTTTGGCATGACATTCGTCGAATACGCAAGATCCCGTCGAATGGGATTGGCATTGAAGAGTATCCGATCAGGGGGCAAGATTATCGATACACAACTAGCTTCTGGCTACGATTCAAGCAGCGGTTTCCGGGACGCCTTCTCCCGCATTATGGGCGCGGCGCCTACGCGGTTAGAGGATAGCCGTATTCTTAAAGCATCGTGGCTGGACACGCAACTTGGCCCCATGATGGCCATAGCGGACGATAATGAGTTGTATCTTCTGGAATTCGTAGATCGCCGGGGTTTGGAACGCGAGGTTGAACGGTTACGGAGAAAATTGAAGGCGGCGATTATACCAGGACAAACACCCCCCATTCAGTCTATTGAGAGTGAACTGCGCCGATTTTTTGAGGGAACGTTAACTGAATTTTTGACGCCTCTCCACCTAATGGGATCACCTTTTCAGACAAGCGTGTGGGAACAGTTGAGGAAGATTCCTCCGGGCAAAACTTGTTCTTACGCCGATATCGCACTAGCACTCGGCAAACCCGCTGCATACCGTGCGGTAGCACAAGCGAATGGTGCCAATCAACTGGCGATCATCATTCCTTGTCATCGCGTTATTAACAGCAGTGGCGAACTCGGAGGGTATGGCGGAGGAGTCGCCCGCAAAGAATGGCTACTAAATCACGAGAAAAACGGAGGTCAACTAAATGAATAA
- a CDS encoding isocitrate lyase/phosphoenolpyruvate mutase family protein has translation MNNQLEQARKLHELHRGGSPLVLVNAWDAGSAQMIQEAGGQAIATGSWSVAAAHGYEDGEKLPFDLVLANLQRISNSVDLPVTIDIEGGYGASPGDIKNHVLQIIECGAAGINLEDQKIHEPGLYAVDEQALRITAVREAAEHTSIPLFINARTDIFLETAAHDHEETHLEAALQRAHAYAEAGAHGIFVPGLCNEILIEKLCQQSSIPVNVMISPDSPSLQKLASLGVARISYGPHPYLLLMDVLRQATMRALALQKL, from the coding sequence ATGAATAATCAACTTGAACAGGCACGGAAGTTACACGAATTGCACAGAGGCGGCAGCCCGCTGGTCCTCGTCAACGCCTGGGATGCCGGAAGCGCGCAAATGATACAAGAAGCGGGGGGCCAAGCTATTGCTACAGGCAGTTGGTCTGTAGCTGCTGCGCATGGATACGAAGATGGAGAGAAGCTTCCTTTCGACCTTGTTCTAGCCAATCTTCAGCGGATTAGCAATAGCGTAGACCTGCCCGTTACGATTGATATAGAAGGCGGTTATGGAGCATCTCCCGGGGATATCAAGAACCATGTGTTACAGATCATCGAGTGCGGAGCCGCAGGAATCAATCTTGAAGATCAGAAGATCCATGAACCGGGATTATACGCCGTAGATGAGCAAGCTTTGCGTATCACAGCCGTACGGGAAGCTGCTGAGCATACGTCGATTCCCCTTTTTATTAATGCGCGAACCGATATCTTCTTAGAGACCGCAGCACATGACCACGAAGAAACTCACTTGGAGGCTGCCCTGCAAAGGGCACACGCCTATGCCGAAGCTGGTGCTCACGGAATTTTCGTGCCGGGTTTGTGTAACGAGATACTAATCGAGAAATTATGCCAGCAGTCTTCAATACCTGTTAATGTTATGATTTCCCCAGATTCACCTTCGCTCCAAAAACTGGCATCCTTAGGCGTCGCCCGCATCAGCTACGGTCCTCATCCCTATTTATTATTGATGGATGTATTAAGACAAGCTACTATGAGAGCCCTAGCCTTACAGAAATTGTGA